The Punica granatum isolate Tunisia-2019 chromosome 4, ASM765513v2, whole genome shotgun sequence sequence TTCTAGACCCGTTGGAACCATCGGAATgcctttggcgtgattacccgCTCTTTGCGCCGATGGGGGTTCGCAGAGCCCCGGGATTAGTCGGGTGAAGTCCGGAGACCCTGTGTcaacacccccccccccccccaaaataataataataataataaagtgcATTACAAATTGGAGCTGGAGAAAGCTTTTACCGTAGATGAAGTGAAATTTTCTAGCAATTTTTCCATCAgttgaatgaattttttatgatttGAATTTGTTTCTCCCCAGATCACTCTTGAAGAAGCGATAGGTTATGTCGCTTCAGATGAGCTTATTGAAGTAAGTCCCATCACACTAATCAatacaatcatttcatttgcGATGTATTTGATGTGACCCGAGGCTGTTTGTGCAGGTTACCCCAAAGGCAATTCGGTTGAGGAAGAGATATCTCGATGTGAACAAGCGAAAAACCATGAGTAAAAGGCCCAAGGAATGAACTAGCGTTCGTTCTCATCCCATACAATTTTGCTTCTCCATATGAAGTCTGGAACAATTTTGCTTCTCCATAGAAAGTCAGTAGTGTACGAAACCAACGATAATACCTATACAATCTAATTTCTTTTCGAGGGAACTTTGCTGTATTTCACTGAGCGACAATAATTTGCAAGTtgacaataaaatatatcaaacTTCTTGTACATGTATTCGAACAGCCAAGTTCAGTCGTCAATGTTACTCTTGGTACAATTACTTCATTGTAATTTGGTGTCGGTTGGTTTTCATATTCATTATTATCACTCTGATTTGGTTTCAACTGCTCGTTTTAGGCATGTAGCAGTTCCAGCCGTGTTGGTCTGcagaagaaaattgataagTCCTAAAATGACATTCTAGAAAAACCAGGTTGAACAAACACTCGGGTTATGATAGAGAATATAATTTCTATGGACAGCCGTATGTACCTACCATAACCTGCACGCAATGATCTTGCAAATATTATCACTCATTGagtatttttttctctcctatTCTCTATGTACTTCATCAGATAATGTTGCACTCTGACCATTCCAAAAACAGCTCCAACCATTTACTTCGAGAAAAAATCCTGGCCTTGGAACTTCTAGAAATCAACCAGAATCCGTAAGCTTCTCGCCCTTTGCCCTTCCCTTAGCTGGTCGTTTACATTCAGTGGAGGCCTCAGCAGTGAGCCTCCCCATCTGCTTCTGCAAATCCACCAATGGGTCCTTTGCTGCCTTCCTGTTAGCGACACCACCTTCCTCTCCTAGAGACTTCAGCCCTTTGGGGTTCTTCTTCTCGCTCACGAGCTTGAGCTCTAACTTGTATAGAGCGCACACATCGGAATTGTGCGTCTCGTACTCGTATAGATGCCACTCAATTTGCCCTGGAGGTTGTGGATCCATGTAGTAGGACCTCTTTTGGCCCCCGAGCTCCTTCATAACCTGCTTCCTCGACTCGTGCCAACCTCGCCCATTGTAGTCGGAGAGCGACCTCTGCTTCCTGTTCCCACTCTCAAATGCCCTTCTTGGTTTATCAAAGAAGAGCCACTCCCTTATTGTTTCGCCCTCAAGGAGGGAGAGGTCAAATAGCTCTGCAAAGTTCAAGTAACTTCATGATGGAGAAACAATACCCGATAAAAGCTGTTGCTAAGGACAGTAAAACAGTTCAAACTCCTGCAAGTTAAactttatttgatttaataaaCGGTCACCGAGCTTCGCAAAACAGGCAAcaagaaaattgtgagagtcgtttatttttctttggttagcaggaaaatattcaaatcCAGACAACTGAAAGGAGATTTACTTACTTGAGGCATTCCATGGAGATTTCTCAATGGCGGCCCCTTGACATTCAGGGATGCCCACATACTTCCCCTGCATTTTTGCAACAAGAGTGGCGAACAACCTATCGTCTTTCAAACCAATGCCGCCAGGACGTAATATGGGATTCATACCATGTTCGCTTTCCTTGAGTGCCAGGTCAGCATGCATGCTGCTGCAGTAATCCCAGCCCCAGTCGGAACCCTGAGCGGGTCTCTGACAATCCCAGAGAGCACATTTTGAACCCAGAAATGCCTTTGGTGGAGGGTTGATCTGTGGCGTAATGTTTGGAACCATATCATGCCCGAACAGTGAAATATTATTCGACTCATCGAATTCCAATTGGTCTAAGTCAAGTTGACGGAAGTCgagagaagccaaatctgagtTAGTGAAAGCTTCATTCTGCCCGTTGAAACCAGAGCCATCACACTCATAAAACTTAAGACAAGCATCATTATGCTGCTCAaaactttcaaaattattctgcaagaaagagagagtgaACTCAGGCTTAACATGAACAAGTCAGGCATAAACCTTAAATATCAAGCCCAGAAGTTACTAGAATTAAACTACTTAATGTAAAAGGTGGAGTGGAACATTGTCAAGGGTTAGATATGAAAGGCTTAACAGAGAAACAAGTGATTTACGATCCAACTACCAAGGTGTGAGTGTCTTCTTTTTCAGAACTGATTGCAAGTGAGGGAGAAACATCACTTTTTATTGTTTGCTTAACAAACAATTGATGTCTGTATTTCAAAATCAGGAAGTATTCTTCCTCACCAATGGGAAACCCagaaagctttttttttttttccttcaaataAAGAGGACCTTTAATGGTTAATGATGATTCTGCAGAAAGCTGGAACGTGTAGAAGCAAAATCAACCTCACTATAATAGTTAATATAACAGTAAACTTATACTAGATATACAGACCCCTTGATGGGTTGGAAAACTGGGCAGTTGCTGGGATTGAATGTCAGGATCGGGCTTCAAAGTAGCCAATATACTAGTGGCATCATCTTGCTCGTCACAGAGTTGTTGCACTAAACGGCGCATATCATCCGATAACGATCCAAAGCTATCGACCTGAACAGAAAATCCACAAGGGGAAAACTTTTACAATGCTTTGAACAACGAAGAACCAGAGAAAGAAGAATCTCCACATAAAGAGCAAAGAAGCAATGTGATTgtaaaaaaaaggatcaagacaccaattcccaaaaataaagaaagaccTCAGCAATTTCAACATAAAACTAAACTTCATTGAGTGGGAAAAGcaaaatatctcatggttATTTTCCATAGCCAAATGTAGACAAGTTGAATAAGATGTAAACCGGGATAGGAGATGCGGGAGAGGTTGCACTGAACTCATCCTTGAGATCCTTAAGCAATCGAACAACTTGCTCCACCATGGAGCTAATGTCACTAGTCCGAGCTTCCTTGCAAGCGGACTGAAACCCTGTCATGATTTCTTGGATATCTTCGGTCAATTTCCTCGCCTTCTCGGTCATCTGCTGGGGCTGCAGCGGGGACTCCGACACGCCGTTCCTCTCAATATTACTACTATCCATCTCTGAGTACCTAACGGATAACCCAAATAAATCGCACACAGACCCACAATTGAAGCTTTAAACTTGCAAGATTACAGAGCACTGAGCAGTTAAAGACACTAAGCACGGCATCAACCCTCGGCCATGTTCATCACAATGACCGAACTCAATAGCCAGTGGGAAATCAAACGCGGGGACAAAGATCAATCACTTGACAGGAACTGTGCTTCCAGGGTTCCGGTGAGGACTGCCCTCCAAATCCAAGCAGCGAGCAACCACATTGAACCGATGAACGATCATGAAATCAGAGAAAGATAACAGCTTCGGGTAAATTCAGCAAAAGGGTTTACTCACCTCGAATTGAATGCGACTGCTTCTGCCGCTAATGATGAATGAAAGGGGAGGCTGCCCAAAAGATAGAATGAACAGCCGCCGGATAGCTCAATCTTCCATTGCCGGGTTTGGTGctttcgtcttcttcttcgcgGCGACCGGAGGTTATGCCCCTCGGCTTGGGTCTATGAACGCCAGGTGTGCTGTCAAAAGTCTCAGTTTCCGTCAATGGCGTATGTATACTTATACATGTATACATAAATATGTCTCTGAGtctgtgtgtgtatatatatttggtcaGAGCAAAATTTTCGGCTGAAAATCATAATTTCCTTTATGACAATTGCAGAAGTTGTCCCGATATTTGCAGGAAATTCAAAATACATCCTAATGTTTAATTATTGCGAAAAAAGGCCTAGAGTTTCAAAGAGTTGCAAAATGAGACGCTAAGATGTTACTTATCTTCGGTGAAAATCCCAACTATTATATACGAATATCTAAAGGGTCGGGAATCGGGATGGGTCAACACCAGCCACCATGCCCTCTATTGAAGTCGTGTTAATGTCTATTACCTTGTTGGATCTATTCCGTAGATTTGAGTTGCTAGTGATTGGTTATATGATTAATTCTTTTGTTGCatacaattataatatattgttTCAAACTTTAAAGATGTTCAGTTGGCATTTAGTAACGGAGTAAAGTATGATTTTACTTAATTCGACgggatgaaaataaaagtagtTGGAAGAATctactattaaaaaaattggatgTAATTGGTTAAGAAAAAgttgtgagagaatttattattaaatttaaaagataaaaaaataataattgtgttgttgaattgatgaaaaagtaatgaatagtttgagaatttaatttaaaaaaattaattgtaataatgattgaaaaaatatgtgagaaattttattattaaattaaagaaaaagataaaagaataatgattgtgttgttgaattgagaaaaaagtagAGTGTAGTTAAATAGAGTAAGATTTACTTCATAAACAAATAAAgccaaatttttatttaacagAATAATTAAAACGTTGGAATAGATCTCAATTTGAGATAAACggttgaaaattttcatttaattatctCTTTTTATCTTAATATCGTATATTCTTCTTTATAATATGAATTTGGAGGGTAAGAGTGTCAGCTTTTGAATATCTTGTATTTTTCATGGTACCGAAATGgattcataaattttaaaattttaaatttagatCCTAGCCTATTGAATCTTCATTTGGAacttgtgaatttttttttactactaGTGCTTTTAATGAAATCTTTTTATTCCTAACCATAATGAATAGGATTTAAATTCAACTAGAGCATATTCATATGAATATGACAGATAATCAGATCAATTAATTCATTGAAACTAATGTATAAACTTGACTCCAACTAATAAATATgggtaaaatagtaaatggtTTACTAACtcatatgttaatatattataatgaaagtaaatgataataatatattaatataagagaaagaaagacattaaatatataaattattagagttagtttaatttattcaaattcacgaacatttaatatataagaaaaatgcaTAAGAGAacatagaaattcaaaatttttataattactaTTCTTTTACTGAATAGAATTGAGAATTTTAActtaacataaaattttaaattattttattaaaattttcattaataattaaGATGATAAATATGTACACAaatttttacttataattctcgaaataaatatttatcattgtaatattaaatttacCATATTCAAATTCcgaggattaaaaaaaaagtaaattcaCTACTTAGTCCCATAAAGATACCTTGCTAAAGAAATTAGTCCCGAAAGATGTTAAGTGTACAAATTGATCACGCCATATGAAAAATTTCCACAAATTAGTCTTTCTGTCCACGTTTTCATCTAGTCCCTGACGGAAAATGATGACATGACAAGTTATCTACTAATATGGCCTGTTAAAAGTCATGTTGGCCAAGTAATCAGATGACCTTAGAATGATCGGTTGAATGAAATCTTCTTacttttttgagtttttttaactttttaaataatttttcgtAAAAACATTCTTTTAAACttttacaaaaatattttgttataagatccaagcaaaaaaaaatattttttcacttCCCAATGAGATATTATTAACACGATAAAGTACAGTTCCCGCACTTGAGGTTTTGCTTAATGACATAGCAAAATAAACACCTTCACCTCATTGATCTTGTTGACTTGATAAGATAAATTTCCTTTGGTCCTCAATCTGTATATGCTTTTCACTTTCATActaattccttttcttttggattattCTCATCTTAAACATTATACGGTTTATTCGTTTTTGTCTTACAGTTCAAATTTTGGATAAACCTATTAATATGTAATATTATTAAGAAGACATTTGGaagtaaagaaagaaaagagagcaACTTATCAATAATCATTGAGGCTCCTGACAAGCTAGAGCGAGGGCATCTGCCGGTGAGACCTTTACTCCTCAAGATCAATAACCAAAGCTACTGTATTTCACACTAAGAGATCATGCTTACATTATACTGTATTGTTTACGAATATGACTGTCCTTTAAAGTTCTTAGTGATCTAGGTTAGGGTGTGGTTATGCCTTTACCCTGCCCTAACCTCCATTCGTCCACACCCGCAGCTCGTATAGATCACTGTCAATTAGTAGCTCCATGAGGCACCAAGGTGGTGGTAGTGCTGTCCCTCTCATATTCCTtgttgacattttcttttttatttattagttttaaaaaattgttttattATTCATGAAAAATTGCATGGCAGCTCGTGTTCTACAATAATGGCCATCAATAGTCTAACAAAGTTACGGATGACCATTTCCACGGTTTCTAACCTAGGGTGATGGTGTAATTGCCAACAAAAGTCTTTATACACAATACTGAGATTTCGGATATCGTTATTAAGATATCGATATTATGGGTTGGGTGAGGCCTCGCCATCACCGGTATTAAACACCCATACTCTAGATAACAAAAAACTAATGGTCAATGACGATATCGAACAAACTAGCTGCAAatgttctttttatttcttttttcatattttcttaattttagaTTTTCATTTGCAAAAAATTTGCATGTCAAAAAATTTGGTGGTGACTTAGACAACAGGATCTAATGTGGACTAATAGCGTACCCTTAAGAACCATAGTGAACGAAAAGATGAATCAagccaaaattaaaaataaagttaagaCTAACTATTCGTTTAGAAGCGGAgttaaatttaacttaatttaactttactttttcttcaattcaacaacacaatcattactttttttatttttttattcgatttactaataaattttctcacatacattttcttttctattattacaattaaatttttatactaaatttcccgaactattcattacttttccctcaattcaacaatacaatcattattatttttatcgaTTAGGTAGTTTTTATCATTTATACGAATTTGACCTCATCTCCAATCCAAAAATTTGAGCTAAACACATGGATATTCCTTTATGTGGCTGGTGTAGAACGGTTTTTGCTCTTTGACTCTCAACACCAATTCTCACGTGATAGCATGCGGTCTTCTCGCACTTACCTACACGTGCCATGTGATGggcatcttttctttttactatACCACGAGTTaggcttcctcttccatgCTTGAACAAAGGGGAATTTATGCGAGGCGCACTTTGGTTTCTATCGAAACTATGGGCCTAATgtggtgtgagcccacatTGCCATCCTCAGATGCGTGTTAAACCTTGCTTTGATATCATATTAACTTTTGATTAAGCTTGTACGAACTTTGACTCATAACCAACTCAAAAACTCAATATACTAGGTGGTGAAATCCAAGACATATACAAACACATGGATTTTCCTTTATGTGGTCGGTGTGGGATGGTTTTACCTTATGCCTCTCaacaataagaaaatataaaaaatgagaaaCTAAATAGGGTAAGTGAACGGTTAAAGACAGGAGAAAtgcttagaaaaaaaatatttttaaccaaaaaaaaaaaaaacttatttgaTGATATTAGATGGGCTGGCTTTATGATATCTTTGTATGGGGCCGAAGGTAGAGCTCATGAAGCCCATTACTTAGGCCTCTTTGGGCCCTCAGTCCATATGTGTTACTTTATGGGGCTGAGCCCATCTTTTTTGGCTGAACTGAGCCCATCTCTTTAAGGACACTGTCCGGCTGGGTAAATCGAAAATTGAATTTCACCGAAGTTAAAGGTCAGCGAGCAAAACAAACTTACCATAAAAAAGACTAGTCTAAAGGCTAAAAATGTcccaatcatgaattttttccattcccAAAACTTGAACTCGAGACCCTATTTGAGAGGAAGAGATGACGATTGACGAATCATTTGAACAAATCAACTATGATTAAAAGCTGAAAAATATAATCGGTAAGATTAGTGTCCCATCCTAGGATATTTTTAGCATTCTATTGTAAAAACTTCAACACTATTGTAGAAAAAGTGAGATTGGGCTAGTAGATAGGAAAACAAGAGATTGTAAAATATTCATTGAGTAGCAGTTGACTCATTAATGCGAATGATAGAGAATGAgatttattatgattttttttgggagCGAGCATTGGTATTCGGAAACCTAAACGAACCCTGACTAATTTAATCGAGTTGAGTCGGCCCATTAAGCAATAAAACTCTCACATCGTGGATTTATTATGATTCTTTTAAATACTAAAACTCTCACATCATGGAtttattatgattattttaAATACTAGTATTTTTGGCCTGTGCATTGAATTGATtccttttcatatattttcgtATCATTTCTTcttgtaattatttacattttgaaacaccaatttctaattttaaataataattattaatttaaatttaaattttcaaatagtatttttcaatattttttgttgaaaattagagtaaattatttattttaataatggTTTGAAGctaattatttcaataatatgatatatttaagttaattgaaaatatagaTATGTCATGTATATCAAATttagtaattaaaataaaaatttgtttcACCCTTTTAATTTAAAGAGTGCTTGTGATATTCTTATctttaagttttattttttgttccaTTTATGAGCTTATGTTCATATTATTGTCATAATTTTTTCTATAGAACATACTTTGTTGTGGAAATtctatacataattaattaaattattttgtagtgTTTATATCCTTTGCATCGTATATGTTCGTTTTAAcacatttaaaaattattttttattataattatctgatatttgaaaaatatattttcttcttaatACAATAAAgtacttttaattattaatttcaaatttcatgaGATAATATAAATGTCAATCAGTTtattctttccctttttattttgcAATATATTCATTTCTGGAATGATTGTCAAATGCcaaaatgcatatatattattattaacacAAATATATGTTCTTTGTTAGTATAAGACTTGTTTGTTGCATCTTAAaagttattatattattattataattattttatttagaataacattttatttactataatatttaatttatgaaatttagttTTTTACTATATTGCAAACATTTATTACGGGTATTTATTACAGGCATAAtctattttactatatatatatacttgctTTTTACCTGTGCTTTGTACATGttgattaaataaaatttgttttaTGGGGTCagtattgaaaattaatttatatttttgtacttttcatATAAATGCATGGAAAAATCTCATTATATGCccttcaaaatatatatttagctaaagaaagttaaaagtcaagtattatataatattctcTAGATTTCATTATCTTTATTATAATGCTGCTACATAATACAGATTGGAGGGATAtgtgtgtctatatatatatatatataagacttACCTAGAATGCAATtgcataattataaaatagaagaaaagataaataaaccAAGAGTTCTCTTATGTTATAATGATAGGTGATTTCTCTAAATATgcttttatgtatatatatatatatatatatatatgagtgtTCGAGGATGCAATTAATTATagcaattaatttttttataaaacaattaatttgaaaaaccGTTACTATTGTTATCTTTTAATGAGTATAAATTAAATGCTTTAAAGATTAGACATTATGATGTATACTAAATTGTTATAAATGTTTAAAAGTCCAAAGATTACGTATCATATCCACCGAAAAGAAGTTTGCGCATTCTAGttagatttttaatttttttgtagcatattcattttcttttataaagaTACAACAGTAAAGTAAAGATATTCAAgtaaaatttctcattttgattttctcaGTTTTAAACTAAATTTACTAGATTATATGTACATTATACTTAATTTACAGAATTCTTTTTCCTATGTAAAGTATGTCATACCTATTCTATGGAATTGATCATATTAATAAACACTGACTGTTAACAATATCCAAGAATTACATAGTATATACTTTAATTTGGTTAATACAagttcttttaaaaaattccactgtaaaattaaaaaaattaatgcaaGTAAATTTCATTTCTAACTATGTTATTTTTAAACTAAATTCTACATaccataaattttaattttgtttgttACATATTCCTtctaaaaaaacaaagaaaattaatttaattgaattttataaattgaatttaatctaaattagatatataggtaaattttatttagctATTGACTTTTTTAGCCCTTTATTAGTAAATATTTACCTTTAGGTTGGAGTGACTATATATTCTCGAGTAGGTCGGAgtgaatctatatatatatatctattcaattatttttcctatttgtgacaaatatattaaatataattataatacttttttaactctaagcattattttaaaataaaaaagagcaTGATATTTCGATAGTATAAAGAGTTGaatagataaaaaattatagaactTTTTATAAATcgattattataaataaataagtgatAGTTCTTTATGGtcaataataactaataaatatttttttaattattttactattttatgcatttaatgcaagaattttacttatttttcctataaatGATTATTTAACCGTAAACCTTATTTACACATTTACATTTGTGACCCTATATAAtcttgaaatttaattttcaaaccCTATTTAATACATGTGAtgtatctttatttttatataattttatttagatattgaCATTTCTTGTTGGATCTCAATAAAcattgggtaaattacaaaaaaaaattcaaattttgtaaaatgtctcagttttgtcccaaattttgttttgtacaaaaaaaccataagttttctaaaatatctcaaaaatgacctccgttataacttccgtcaatttttgcctacgtgtgacctacatGGACtattaaagggacccaccatcagcagcaaaaattgacggaagttataacggagatcctttttgagatattttagaaaacttatgattttttttgttacaaaataaaatttaagacaaaactgaaactttttacaaaacttgatttttttttgtaatttgcccataAACATTTACCTTTAGGTTggagtgaatatatatattcaattatttttcctatttGCAGCAAAGTATTTTTTAACcctaaatattatttagacaTAAAAAGAAGTGCATGATATTTCAGTAGAATAAAAGGtcgaatataaaaaattataaaacttttataaatccattattataaataaatatatgatagtGTTTTGCTAACaatgacaaaaataattaataaataatttttaattgttttactATATGATACATTTAATGCAAGAATTTACTTAATTTTCCTataaatgatattttaattttaaattttatatagacATTTACATTTGTGACCCTATATAATATtcgcatttacttttttaatcctatttattatatgggatgcaactatatatatatatatatacacacata is a genomic window containing:
- the LOC116203823 gene encoding transcription factor VOZ1-like isoform X1; protein product: MDSSNIERNGVSESPLQPQQMTEKARKLTEDIQEIMTGFQSACKEARTSDISSMVEQVVRLLKDLKDEFSATSPASPIPVDSFGSLSDDMRRLVQQLCDEQDDATSILATLKPDPDIQSQQLPSFPTHQGNNFESFEQHNDACLKFYECDGSGFNGQNEAFTNSDLASLDFRQLDLDQLEFDESNNISLFGHDMVPNITPQINPPPKAFLGSKCALWDCQRPAQGSDWGWDYCSSMHADLALKESEHGMNPILRPGGIGLKDDRLFATLVAKMQGKYVGIPECQGAAIEKSPWNASKLFDLSLLEGETIREWLFFDKPRRAFESGNRKQRSLSDYNGRGWHESRKQVMKELGGQKRSYYMDPQPPGQIEWHLYEYETHNSDVCALYKLELKLVSEKKNPKGLKSLGEEGGVANRKAAKDPLVDLQKQMGRLTAEASTECKRPAKGRAKGEKLTDSG
- the LOC116203823 gene encoding transcription factor VOZ1-like isoform X2, yielding MRRLVQQLCDEQDDATSILATLKPDPDIQSQQLPSFPTHQGNNFESFEQHNDACLKFYECDGSGFNGQNEAFTNSDLASLDFRQLDLDQLEFDESNNISLFGHDMVPNITPQINPPPKAFLGSKCALWDCQRPAQGSDWGWDYCSSMHADLALKESEHGMNPILRPGGIGLKDDRLFATLVAKMQGKYVGIPECQGAAIEKSPWNASKLFDLSLLEGETIREWLFFDKPRRAFESGNRKQRSLSDYNGRGWHESRKQVMKELGGQKRSYYMDPQPPGQIEWHLYEYETHNSDVCALYKLELKLVSEKKNPKGLKSLGEEGGVANRKAAKDPLVDLQKQMGRLTAEASTECKRPAKGRAKGEKLTDSG